The genomic stretch TTCGTGCATGATGGCAGAGAGCATATCTTCCGCCTGCGCCTGCTGGTCAGCATTGGCGTGCGGGAAGGCGACGCTGGTGCGCAGAATGCCGTCCTGATGCAGGTTATGCGTCAGCGGATAAAAGACGGTATGCCCGTCGTGCCCGCGGGCGCCAACCAGCGACACTTCACCGCTGAAGTTAATGCCCTGCTCAACGATGCACTCGCCGTAGCAATCGTCCGGCAGTTCTGCCGTTTCATCTGCACGCAGGCGCCACTGGCCGCGGCCGTCATAGCCGCCCACGCGGCGCTTCACGATTGCCAGCTCGCCCAGCATCGCGAAAACGTCATTCCACTCGCTTTTATCAGACAGGAGCTGCCAAGGCGCGGTTGGCAGACCGAGCTTGTCGAACAGCTGCTTTTGCGTCAGACGGTCGGCAATGATCGGGAACACGTCGCGGTTAACGAAGGCGTTATGACGCGCCAGCTCGCGGGTCAGAGCCGTTTCCGGCCAGCGTTCGATCTCGGCGGTGATCACGCTCTGGTGGAACGGTACGGCTTCAGGTTCAGCATCCAGCCCGACGGGCCAGACGGCAATACCCAGCGGCTCACCGGCCTGACGCAGCATGCGGCCTAGCTGGCCGTTACCGAGGACGCAAACCTGCTTCATGC from Enterobacter dykesii encodes the following:
- the purK gene encoding 5-(carboxyamino)imidazole ribonucleotide synthase, with product MKQVCVLGNGQLGRMLRQAGEPLGIAVWPVGLDAEPEAVPFHQSVITAEIERWPETALTRELARHNAFVNRDVFPIIADRLTQKQLFDKLGLPTAPWQLLSDKSEWNDVFAMLGELAIVKRRVGGYDGRGQWRLRADETAELPDDCYGECIVEQGINFSGEVSLVGARGHDGHTVFYPLTHNLHQDGILRTSVAFPHANADQQAQAEDMLSAIMHELGYVGVMAMECFITPSGLLINELAPRVHNSGHWTQNGASISQFELHLRAITDLPLPQPVVNSPSVMINLIGTDLNYDWLKLPLVHLHWYDKEVRGGRKVGHLNLNDSDTSRLSATLEAMIPLLPPEYASGIVWAQSKLK